Proteins encoded by one window of Tunturibacter psychrotolerans:
- a CDS encoding Nif3-like dinuclear metal center hexameric protein — translation MRILLTLLILLSISSRAQTLRAGEAISLIQHSYAAMPPPNTVDTIKAGDPNTLVTGIATTFLDTMEVLQEAVRRGDNLIITHEPTFYNHIDDTKFFTNDPVYKEKLAFIEQHHLVVFRLHDEIHADTTDHILRGMYEELGWDKYPHPPGPRGQYFVTIPQVTLAELSRSLQSKLHIQTLRVEGDPNLSISHVAFLPGSSGLEKQVFALRQPAVEVLIAGEASEWETVEYVRDAVAQSRPKALILLGHEVSEEPGMERCAKDLRELFPGIRVDHIVAGQPLWNPEHGPVSNSPQ, via the coding sequence ATGCGAATCCTTCTAACGTTGTTGATACTTCTTTCAATATCATCGCGCGCGCAAACACTTCGCGCGGGTGAGGCGATTAGCCTCATCCAGCACAGTTACGCCGCAATGCCCCCGCCCAACACAGTGGATACCATTAAGGCGGGCGATCCTAATACACTCGTCACCGGCATCGCCACAACCTTCCTCGACACGATGGAGGTTTTACAGGAGGCGGTCCGCCGTGGGGATAATTTGATCATCACGCATGAGCCCACCTTCTATAACCACATCGATGACACGAAGTTCTTTACCAATGATCCTGTATACAAAGAGAAGCTGGCGTTCATTGAACAACACCATCTGGTGGTGTTTCGGCTCCATGATGAGATTCATGCTGATACAACCGACCACATCTTAAGGGGAATGTACGAGGAGCTTGGCTGGGATAAGTATCCGCATCCGCCTGGGCCTCGCGGGCAATATTTTGTAACGATTCCTCAGGTGACACTGGCGGAGTTGTCCAGATCGCTGCAGTCTAAACTTCACATTCAAACACTACGAGTCGAAGGGGATCCTAATCTTTCTATATCCCATGTGGCATTCCTTCCGGGATCCTCCGGATTAGAGAAGCAGGTTTTCGCTCTGCGTCAGCCCGCGGTCGAAGTGTTGATCGCCGGTGAGGCAAGCGAATGGGAGACGGTCGAGTACGTTCGGGATGCAGTAGCGCAGAGTAGGCCTAAGGCGCTGATTCTGCTGGGGCACGAAGTGTCAGAGGAGCCTGGAATGGAGCGCTGCGCCAAAGATTTGCGGGAGTTGTTTCCTGGGATACGCGTCGACCATATTGTGGCAGGACAGCCGCTATGGAATCCAGAGCATGGCCCCGTCTCGAATTCTCCGCAATGA
- the ndk gene encoding nucleoside-diphosphate kinase, giving the protein MSQRTFSIIKPDAVRKGYSAAILAEIEKAGFKIVSIKRLSISKAQAEGFYYVHASRPFFGELTEFMSSGPIFPMVLEKDNAIADLRKLMGATNPAQADEGTIRKKFASSIGENAIHGSDAEDTAAFEIGYFFAGYELK; this is encoded by the coding sequence TTGTCACAACGCACATTCAGCATCATCAAGCCGGACGCCGTTCGTAAGGGCTACTCCGCAGCTATCCTGGCCGAGATTGAAAAGGCAGGGTTTAAGATTGTTTCGATCAAACGGCTTTCCATTTCGAAGGCGCAGGCTGAAGGGTTCTATTACGTTCACGCGTCGCGTCCGTTCTTCGGCGAACTGACCGAGTTCATGTCGAGCGGCCCCATTTTTCCGATGGTGCTCGAGAAGGATAACGCGATTGCCGATCTGCGGAAGTTGATGGGCGCGACCAATCCGGCCCAGGCGGATGAGGGGACGATTCGCAAGAAGTTCGCATCGTCGATTGGAGAGAACGCTATCCATGGTTCAGACGCCGAGGATACGGCTGCATTTGAGATTGGGTACTTCTTTGCCGGTTACGAACTGAAATAA
- a CDS encoding HAD family hydrolase yields the protein MLAAPSKLKLPKGSFKAYLFDCDGTIVDSMPLHYIAWKTVLAEWNCEFGEQTFYAWGGMPVSEIISALNVRDGLAMPGEEVAKRKEALYFEILPELKAVPEVLEHIEFSHGQIPFAVVSGSTRDSVTSSLEVLGLLDKFETLVCAGDYERSKPDPEPFLIAAKRLGVSPEDCLVFEDTEMGIQAATAAGMASVKILQPWEREEHSGT from the coding sequence ATGTTAGCTGCACCTTCGAAGTTGAAGTTACCGAAGGGGTCTTTCAAGGCCTATCTGTTCGATTGCGATGGAACGATTGTTGACTCGATGCCACTGCATTACATCGCGTGGAAGACGGTTCTAGCGGAATGGAACTGTGAGTTTGGAGAACAGACGTTCTATGCGTGGGGTGGAATGCCGGTATCCGAGATTATCTCCGCGCTGAATGTGCGAGACGGATTGGCGATGCCCGGGGAAGAAGTGGCAAAGCGGAAGGAGGCACTGTACTTCGAAATTCTTCCTGAGTTGAAAGCGGTGCCGGAAGTGCTCGAACATATCGAATTTAGCCATGGGCAAATCCCATTTGCAGTGGTATCAGGCAGTACAAGGGATTCTGTAACTTCTTCGCTGGAGGTGCTGGGTCTTCTGGACAAATTCGAAACGTTGGTATGTGCGGGAGATTACGAACGGAGCAAACCCGATCCAGAGCCCTTTTTGATTGCAGCTAAGCGGCTCGGAGTGAGTCCAGAGGACTGCCTGGTTTTTGAAGACACGGAGATGGGGATTCAGGCAGCGACGGCGGCCGGGATGGCTTCGGTGAAGATATTACAACCGTGGGAGCGGGAGGAACACTCTGGTACATAG
- a CDS encoding GNAT family N-acetyltransferase, whose protein sequence is MCALLWPETSIEEHREEIGRVLTSGMYGTLPAMILISYWEERTLNGLLQVGLRSHADVCDPAQPVAFVEGWFVYEQFRGQGIGKALMRAAESWARNHGCEEMASDTWIDHESSKNAHEAFGFEIVDRCINFRKEL, encoded by the coding sequence ATGTGTGCGCTGCTCTGGCCAGAGACGTCCATCGAAGAACATCGTGAGGAAATAGGTCGCGTGCTCACCTCCGGCATGTACGGCACTCTGCCGGCAATGATTCTGATTTCCTATTGGGAGGAACGAACACTCAACGGCCTTCTTCAGGTAGGACTGCGTTCACACGCCGACGTCTGCGACCCGGCCCAACCCGTTGCCTTCGTTGAAGGTTGGTTTGTTTACGAGCAATTCAGAGGTCAGGGTATCGGCAAGGCCTTGATGCGTGCGGCTGAGAGTTGGGCACGTAATCATGGGTGCGAAGAAATGGCATCCGATACGTGGATCGACCATGAAAGCTCAAAGAACGCCCATGAAGCTTTCGGGTTCGAAATAGTTGATCGATGCATCAATTTCCGCAAAGAGCTCTGA
- a CDS encoding aldose epimerase family protein, giving the protein MTTAMAAHGSVTKASFGTAPDGTAVELYTLKSEGIEASITTFGARVVSIKTPDRDGKIANVVLGYSALDGYVADKSTYFGAIVGRYGNRIAFGKFSLDGHQYQIPTNNGANSLHGGTVGFDRMVWQARAIADGVEMTLVSKDGDQGYPGTLTVHVRYTVHHGALRLDYSSSSDKDTVINLTNHSYFNLSGDAKSTIIDEEMMIPADQYTPVDSGQIPTGTLASVEDTPFDFRKATVIGARIHDDNEQLKIGGGYDHNWVLRGKNGEVKTAGRVYDPVSGRVLTVTTTEPGVQFYTGNSLDGTPYGSSQESHAKNTGLCLETQYFPDSPNHPAFPSTELKPGEVRHSTTTFTFSTHAK; this is encoded by the coding sequence ATGACAACTGCGATGGCGGCACATGGCTCGGTAACTAAGGCTTCGTTCGGGACCGCACCGGACGGTACGGCAGTCGAACTTTATACGTTAAAGAGCGAAGGAATTGAGGCGAGCATTACGACCTTCGGGGCACGCGTAGTTTCGATCAAGACTCCGGACCGCGACGGAAAGATTGCCAATGTAGTGTTGGGATATAGCGCTTTGGATGGCTACGTTGCGGATAAGTCCACGTACTTTGGCGCGATCGTCGGACGGTATGGGAACCGCATTGCGTTCGGAAAATTTTCTCTTGATGGTCATCAATATCAGATTCCAACGAACAATGGCGCCAACTCGCTGCATGGCGGCACGGTGGGCTTCGACCGCATGGTTTGGCAGGCCAGGGCCATCGCAGACGGAGTCGAGATGACATTGGTAAGTAAGGACGGCGACCAGGGCTACCCAGGGACGCTCACCGTGCATGTCCGATACACGGTTCACCACGGTGCACTACGCCTCGACTACAGTTCCTCTTCAGACAAAGATACGGTCATCAATCTGACCAATCACTCTTACTTCAACTTGTCGGGTGATGCGAAGAGCACAATTATTGATGAAGAAATGATGATTCCAGCTGATCAGTACACGCCGGTAGATTCAGGGCAGATTCCCACGGGAACGTTGGCTTCAGTAGAGGATACGCCGTTTGATTTTCGGAAAGCGACTGTGATTGGCGCCAGGATTCACGATGACAATGAACAGTTAAAGATCGGCGGCGGATACGACCACAACTGGGTTCTCCGCGGCAAGAACGGAGAGGTAAAGACCGCAGGTCGGGTTTACGATCCCGTGAGCGGGCGCGTTTTGACTGTGACGACGACGGAGCCGGGGGTGCAGTTTTATACGGGCAATTCCCTTGATGGAACTCCTTATGGGAGTTCGCAGGAAAGCCATGCGAAAAACACCGGGCTATGTCTGGAGACTCAGTATTTTCCAGATTCACCGAATCATCCTGCTTTTCCATCGACCGAGTTGAAGCCGGGCGAAGTGCGGCACAGCACCACTACCTTTACCTTCTCGACTCACGCGAAGTAG
- a CDS encoding CoA transferase subunit A codes for MNKVVQTAYEAVADIVSGSTVMLGGFGLCGIPENLIAALVERRVTGLHTISNNMGVDGFGMGLMLEAGMIASHVGSYVGENRRLEALVLKKELDLTLIPQGTLAERIRAGGAGIPAFYVPTGLGTVVAEGKETRKIGDRTYVLEPSLNADVALIKAWKGDRLGNLVYRKTARNFNPAMATAAKLTIAEIEELVEPGELNPDHVVTPGIYVNRVVVGAAYRKPIESKFIKSGGAA; via the coding sequence ATGAATAAAGTTGTCCAAACTGCATACGAAGCAGTCGCGGATATCGTTTCCGGTTCGACGGTGATGCTTGGAGGTTTCGGGCTTTGCGGGATTCCGGAGAATCTGATTGCCGCGCTAGTGGAGCGCCGCGTAACCGGGCTACACACGATCAGCAACAATATGGGCGTCGACGGCTTCGGTATGGGACTGATGCTTGAAGCTGGGATGATTGCTTCACACGTCGGAAGCTATGTGGGCGAAAACCGACGGCTGGAGGCTCTGGTATTGAAGAAAGAGCTCGATCTTACGCTGATTCCGCAGGGAACGCTGGCTGAACGAATTCGTGCGGGTGGTGCCGGCATCCCAGCGTTTTATGTGCCGACCGGATTGGGAACTGTGGTGGCCGAAGGGAAAGAAACGCGCAAAATCGGAGATCGGACTTACGTCCTAGAACCTTCACTGAATGCCGACGTCGCGTTAATCAAAGCGTGGAAGGGCGACCGACTAGGGAATCTGGTGTATCGGAAGACGGCGAGAAACTTTAATCCGGCGATGGCGACTGCCGCGAAATTAACAATTGCCGAAATCGAGGAACTGGTTGAGCCGGGAGAGCTGAATCCGGACCACGTCGTTACCCCGGGGATCTATGTGAACCGGGTTGTGGTCGGCGCAGCTTATCGTAAGCCGATTGAGTCGAAGTTCATCAAGTCTGGAGGTGCCGCGTGA
- a CDS encoding 3-oxoacid CoA-transferase subunit B — translation MTGKERIARRIAREFRDGFYVNLGIGLPTMIAEYVPAGIDVMFQSENGMLGVGGPPTDDCADPDLINAGKQPVTELPGCSFFASEESFAMIRGGHMDMSILGAMQVDEHGNLANWTIPGKMVKGMGGAMDLVAGARRVIVAMEHQTKDGASRILKECTLPLTGQRVVHDIVTELCWIRVSPEGLVLTEVADGMDAAEVQSRTEARLLVSPDLRLMTVNASG, via the coding sequence GTGACAGGCAAAGAGCGGATTGCGCGGCGGATTGCGCGAGAGTTTCGAGACGGTTTTTATGTGAATCTTGGTATCGGGCTGCCGACCATGATTGCTGAATACGTACCTGCGGGGATCGACGTTATGTTCCAGTCGGAGAATGGAATGCTCGGTGTCGGCGGGCCTCCGACCGATGACTGCGCTGACCCCGACCTCATCAACGCAGGGAAGCAGCCGGTGACGGAACTGCCGGGATGCTCGTTTTTCGCGAGCGAGGAGTCGTTCGCGATGATTCGGGGCGGACACATGGATATGAGCATCCTCGGAGCGATGCAAGTCGACGAGCATGGCAATCTCGCAAACTGGACGATTCCGGGAAAGATGGTGAAGGGCATGGGAGGCGCAATGGACTTGGTGGCGGGGGCACGTCGCGTGATCGTTGCTATGGAACATCAGACCAAAGATGGAGCTTCGAGGATTTTGAAAGAATGCACATTGCCGCTGACCGGACAGCGTGTGGTCCATGACATCGTGACGGAACTTTGTTGGATTCGCGTAAGCCCCGAAGGGCTGGTGTTGACTGAGGTAGCCGATGGGATGGACGCCGCTGAGGTGCAATCCCGGACCGAGGCGAGACTACTTGTTTCGCCAGATCTGCGTCTGATGACCGTCAACGCATCAGGGTAG
- a CDS encoding cobaltochelatase subunit CobN, producing MNIVQRRAHLSYCFSGCCCGRIERGYAQVPAETYKEEWTRRKMRNAVHLTKAGCLGPCVLSNVASLVFDGRAVWFHSVNTPWQVKQIFEYIDAMLEADRFLQPPEELLEYVFNFYDWDARPPASVSIASENAVQEEVQGIALFTHADTDLVTLQNARPGLPGDINVFPYSLNSLRSEEQMVALLAGALARARIIVLRLHGPLSSVAGFQLLSAMCATQNRFLVVVSGVGEMNPEFLRASTVDPDVVASVTTYLERGGTSNLRECLKYLSDRLLLTGHGYEKPTTPAEHGIYMQDLEHAGYEDWLQRADRTKPTAAILFYRAHLLSGNTAFVDALAEAVESHGLNALCIFTSSMKALDNDFPAALRLVEGRANVIVTTLSFAMGEINAGDVTLAGENISILERMGIPVIQAIPSGMTRGNWEVSRRGLNALDTAINVALPEFDGRIISVPISFKERGNAQSGDLYVPHPGRVDRVAGIAARLAKLQTLANPYKRVAFVLTNSSTKAAQVGNAVGLDSPASLLNLLQAMKGRRYRIGDLPKSADYLIHDLLSRGTYDDAHPLNEGSAHRYSRVVYRQRFERYPDVPKKRMIDLWGQPADRGYTLRSSSPKIDKKLMSDVAMKIAAMDFEPWSDTDDYLFAAMHLGNALIAIQPPRGYGLNPDAIYHTPDLPPTHHYTAFYQWLSTSVEEGGWGANAIVHVGKHGTLEWLPGKSVGLSGDCFPDLLIEDMPLIYPFIINDPGEGSQSKRRGHAVIVDHLTPPMTSAETYGPLAALNQLVNEYYAVEKLDPSKLPFIQQQIWELIQDANLKTDLDLKNMLSRDHGDHKHDWEDELTPEGVPVTLAEMSGSEVAHLIEDIDGYLCELGMAQIRDGLHILGNMPPLPEMLRSMTRLANVGSPSLLDALARNLQFGYQELLDAPGKRLDVAVTLSGTVCYTHADVLEMLDRMALNLYTRLEETGFRIDVSEEFQREIVGAASKEVTAALTFACQQIVPNLERVNEEVEHVLDALEGRYVPAGPAGAPTRGMAHILPTGRNFYAVDPRALPSEASWRVGQQLAREAIERYRVEENQYPETVGLSAWGTSQMRTHGDDVSEVLALLGVQPIWNKQSRRPEGMTLISLEKLGRPRIDVTLRISGFFRDAFPHLIDMIDDAVSLVIQQDEPLEMNFPKKHYLWDLEKNRAQGVEEAEASARYRVFGAKPGTYGAGIQALLETRHWKSDEDIAQVFLEWGGYAYGNAANGVDARHVFAERLKSVQVALHNQDNREHDIFDSDDYFQFHGGMVATIRALTGVQPKAYFGDNSRPDAVRVRDLREEALRVYRSRVVNPKWIESIKRHGYKGGLELTATVDYIFGFDATAHVAPDFIYEGLAQVYALEVNTQDFLKQSNPWALNAIAERLLEANERGLWEDPKPQTLEALREVLFDSETLLELRGETRRSAV from the coding sequence GTGAACATTGTGCAGCGGCGTGCGCATCTCTCCTATTGTTTTTCCGGCTGCTGTTGCGGGAGGATTGAGCGCGGCTATGCACAGGTGCCCGCCGAAACATACAAGGAAGAGTGGACTCGCCGGAAGATGCGAAATGCGGTCCATCTTACGAAGGCGGGATGTCTCGGACCCTGTGTTTTATCAAATGTGGCGAGCTTAGTCTTTGATGGAAGGGCAGTGTGGTTTCATTCTGTCAACACACCCTGGCAAGTGAAACAGATATTTGAATACATTGATGCGATGTTAGAAGCGGATCGCTTTTTGCAGCCGCCAGAAGAATTGCTTGAATATGTCTTTAACTTTTACGACTGGGACGCTCGGCCTCCGGCTTCGGTCTCGATTGCCTCTGAGAATGCGGTACAGGAAGAAGTACAGGGCATTGCCCTTTTTACGCATGCGGACACAGACTTGGTGACGCTTCAAAACGCGCGCCCTGGACTTCCAGGAGACATCAATGTTTTTCCTTATTCCTTGAATAGTCTGCGTAGTGAGGAACAGATGGTTGCGCTGTTAGCGGGAGCTCTGGCGCGGGCTCGCATTATCGTGTTGCGTTTGCACGGGCCATTGAGTTCGGTTGCTGGATTCCAGCTTCTTAGCGCCATGTGCGCTACGCAGAATCGATTCCTCGTCGTGGTGAGCGGTGTCGGCGAGATGAATCCCGAATTTCTTCGTGCCAGTACTGTCGATCCCGATGTCGTCGCGTCCGTGACGACTTATCTGGAGCGTGGTGGAACATCTAATCTTAGGGAATGCTTAAAATACTTGTCCGACCGTCTGCTGCTCACTGGGCATGGTTACGAGAAACCTACAACTCCCGCCGAGCACGGCATCTACATGCAGGATTTAGAGCACGCGGGATACGAGGACTGGCTGCAGCGTGCAGATCGTACGAAGCCGACCGCAGCCATTCTCTTCTATCGCGCTCATCTTCTCAGCGGGAATACTGCCTTCGTTGATGCTCTGGCTGAGGCAGTGGAGTCGCACGGCTTAAACGCGCTCTGCATATTTACATCTAGCATGAAGGCTCTGGATAACGATTTTCCGGCCGCGCTCCGACTGGTTGAAGGACGCGCTAATGTCATCGTCACCACGTTGTCATTTGCAATGGGAGAGATCAACGCCGGCGATGTGACACTTGCCGGTGAGAACATTTCAATCCTAGAGAGAATGGGAATTCCGGTGATCCAGGCAATCCCGAGCGGGATGACAAGGGGAAACTGGGAAGTGTCTCGGCGTGGTTTAAATGCGCTGGACACCGCGATCAACGTAGCGCTTCCGGAGTTTGATGGCCGCATCATCTCGGTTCCGATCTCGTTTAAAGAGCGGGGCAATGCTCAATCCGGGGATCTATATGTCCCTCACCCTGGGCGCGTAGACCGCGTTGCTGGAATTGCCGCTCGGCTTGCGAAACTCCAGACCCTGGCCAATCCATATAAGCGTGTTGCGTTTGTTCTTACAAATTCATCGACCAAGGCTGCCCAGGTAGGAAATGCTGTCGGACTAGATTCGCCGGCGAGCCTGCTGAACCTGCTGCAAGCAATGAAAGGACGCCGCTACAGGATCGGAGACCTGCCAAAGTCTGCCGATTATCTTATTCACGATCTTCTTTCGCGCGGGACATATGACGACGCACATCCCCTCAATGAGGGAAGCGCTCATCGATATTCGCGCGTAGTCTATCGGCAACGCTTCGAACGTTATCCTGATGTCCCAAAGAAACGGATGATCGATTTGTGGGGGCAGCCTGCTGATCGCGGATACACACTGCGATCGTCTTCGCCGAAGATCGATAAGAAGCTGATGAGCGATGTTGCGATGAAGATTGCTGCGATGGACTTTGAACCATGGAGTGATACCGACGACTACCTGTTTGCGGCAATGCATCTGGGGAATGCGCTGATAGCAATTCAACCGCCGCGTGGCTACGGGCTTAACCCTGACGCCATTTATCACACTCCTGATCTTCCACCGACGCACCACTACACTGCGTTCTATCAGTGGCTCTCGACTTCAGTAGAAGAAGGTGGATGGGGCGCTAATGCCATCGTGCACGTCGGAAAGCACGGAACGCTCGAATGGTTGCCGGGAAAATCTGTCGGCTTGTCGGGAGACTGTTTCCCGGATTTGCTGATCGAAGACATGCCGCTTATCTATCCGTTCATTATTAACGATCCAGGAGAAGGTAGTCAGTCGAAGCGCAGAGGTCATGCGGTGATTGTGGATCATTTAACCCCGCCAATGACTAGTGCAGAAACCTACGGGCCGCTCGCAGCATTGAACCAATTGGTGAACGAGTACTACGCGGTGGAGAAGCTGGACCCATCAAAGCTCCCTTTCATTCAACAACAGATTTGGGAGCTGATTCAGGATGCAAATCTAAAAACTGATCTCGATCTGAAAAACATGTTGTCGCGCGACCATGGGGATCATAAACACGATTGGGAGGACGAACTCACGCCAGAGGGGGTCCCCGTCACTCTTGCAGAGATGAGCGGAAGTGAGGTCGCGCATCTGATCGAAGATATTGATGGGTATCTGTGCGAGCTTGGCATGGCGCAAATTCGTGATGGTCTGCACATACTCGGTAATATGCCTCCGCTTCCCGAGATGCTTCGCTCGATGACTCGGTTGGCGAACGTGGGCTCGCCCAGCCTTTTGGATGCGCTCGCCCGTAATCTCCAGTTTGGTTATCAGGAACTTCTCGACGCGCCAGGGAAAAGGCTTGATGTTGCAGTCACTCTCTCTGGGACTGTTTGTTATACGCATGCCGATGTACTCGAGATGCTGGATCGAATGGCGTTGAATCTTTATACAAGACTCGAAGAAACCGGTTTTCGCATCGATGTGTCCGAGGAGTTTCAACGTGAGATAGTGGGGGCTGCGTCGAAAGAGGTTACGGCGGCTCTTACATTCGCCTGTCAACAGATAGTTCCGAATCTGGAACGCGTTAATGAAGAGGTTGAGCACGTTCTCGACGCTCTGGAAGGCCGCTATGTTCCGGCAGGTCCGGCGGGTGCGCCGACGCGTGGGATGGCGCACATCCTTCCCACAGGCAGAAACTTCTACGCGGTTGATCCTCGGGCGCTTCCTTCTGAAGCTTCGTGGCGCGTAGGCCAGCAGCTTGCTCGCGAGGCGATAGAACGATATCGTGTTGAGGAAAATCAATACCCTGAGACAGTTGGGCTCAGCGCGTGGGGCACCTCGCAGATGCGAACGCATGGTGACGACGTGAGCGAGGTTCTGGCGCTACTTGGTGTGCAGCCGATCTGGAATAAACAGTCGAGGCGTCCTGAGGGAATGACTTTGATTTCACTAGAAAAGCTCGGGAGGCCGCGCATTGATGTCACTCTTCGCATCAGCGGCTTTTTTCGAGATGCGTTTCCTCATCTGATTGACATGATCGACGACGCGGTCTCGCTCGTCATTCAGCAGGACGAGCCTTTGGAGATGAATTTCCCAAAAAAACACTATTTATGGGACCTTGAAAAAAATAGGGCTCAGGGAGTTGAAGAAGCTGAGGCATCCGCGCGGTACAGAGTTTTTGGGGCGAAACCCGGTACGTACGGCGCGGGTATCCAGGCGCTGCTGGAGACACGGCACTGGAAGAGTGACGAAGATATCGCTCAGGTGTTTCTCGAATGGGGCGGCTATGCATATGGCAACGCGGCGAACGGTGTTGATGCGCGGCATGTCTTTGCGGAACGATTGAAGAGCGTACAGGTCGCGCTGCATAATCAGGACAACCGGGAACACGACATCTTTGATTCTGATGATTATTTTCAGTTCCACGGTGGTATGGTGGCGACCATCCGAGCGCTTACTGGGGTACAACCGAAGGCTTACTTTGGCGATAACTCCCGGCCGGATGCTGTGCGCGTGCGGGACCTGCGTGAAGAGGCATTGCGTGTCTATCGCTCACGAGTGGTCAACCCTAAATGGATCGAGAGTATAAAGCGCCACGGCTACAAGGGTGGACTGGAGCTAACAGCGACAGTCGATTACATCTTCGGCTTTGACGCGACTGCACATGTAGCTCCAGATTTTATCTATGAAGGGCTCGCCCAAGTGTATGCCCTCGAAGTGAATACCCAGGACTTCCTGAAACAATCAAATCCTTGGGCGTTGAATGCGATTGCCGAACGTCTGCTCGAAGCAAATGAGCGTGGGCTGTGGGAAGACCCCAAGCCGCAGACACTTGAAGCGTTACGTGAAGTTCTGTTCGATAGCGAAACCCTGCTGGAACTACGTGGTGAGACGAGAAGGAGCGCGGTATGA
- a CDS encoding AAA family ATPase, producing MIRPAYPFTAIVGQEQMKMALLLAAVDWRLGVLLRGDKGAGKTTAARGLAELLPKPGRFVNLPIGITEDRLLGGLDLASTLKGEPVLRPGLVAEANGGVLYIDEVNLLPDHLADALLDVAATGISTVEREGFSAVQEARFVLMGSMNPEEGSLRPQLLDRFALVADIAVAGLAAERREIVERRMVYDADPPLFAGWWMEQQINLQQRIVAARAALQAVGCSSNMLDHISAIVCKHGVISLRADLAIARASCAQAALLGDEEITEEHIDTVLPLALAHRLARSSQRPPLPKTPPSPLPQTPLPIGESEKTDQMTEQRFTPLPISTPELRWTADDGKSGATEARRGKAPGPVVRSRRSEQPAELDSRRSVLETVVRTGQVTPRLQDLYEKVREPLVGSRFLFVVDSSGSHAARERMRAVKGAVAGLIERSLRRRDEIAMIVFRGESAELLIESTNDVAAVTAALEYLPTGGRTPLAHALELASQFVTPETLLVLITDGRANVPYGGKDAWLDALQAAIKIQCPALVVDTESNENAFGKARELADAMRAECISLTELEAGYDFAILLKNGASR from the coding sequence ATGATTCGACCGGCTTATCCCTTCACGGCGATCGTCGGCCAGGAACAGATGAAAATGGCGTTGCTGCTCGCTGCTGTGGATTGGCGACTCGGTGTATTGTTGCGTGGAGACAAAGGCGCAGGAAAGACCACGGCCGCGCGAGGGCTCGCCGAGTTGCTCCCGAAGCCTGGCCGCTTCGTTAATCTTCCAATAGGCATTACAGAGGATCGTCTTTTGGGCGGATTGGATTTGGCTAGTACGTTGAAAGGTGAGCCAGTACTTCGACCGGGCCTGGTAGCAGAAGCGAATGGTGGCGTTCTTTACATCGACGAGGTGAATCTTTTACCCGACCATCTTGCCGATGCACTGTTGGATGTAGCCGCTACGGGCATCAGCACGGTCGAACGAGAAGGTTTCAGCGCGGTCCAGGAAGCACGGTTCGTTTTGATGGGAAGTATGAATCCAGAAGAAGGATCGCTGCGGCCACAGTTGCTCGACCGATTTGCTCTTGTCGCCGATATTGCTGTCGCTGGACTCGCGGCCGAAAGACGAGAGATCGTTGAACGGCGAATGGTTTATGACGCCGATCCCCCACTTTTCGCGGGTTGGTGGATGGAACAGCAGATAAACCTTCAGCAGCGGATAGTGGCTGCGAGAGCGGCGCTCCAAGCCGTGGGATGTTCTAGCAATATGTTGGACCACATCAGTGCGATCGTTTGCAAGCACGGAGTTATATCTCTTCGTGCAGATCTCGCCATTGCGCGTGCCAGCTGTGCACAGGCCGCTCTGCTAGGAGATGAAGAGATTACAGAAGAACATATTGATACCGTCTTGCCGCTCGCACTCGCGCACCGACTAGCGCGGTCGTCTCAGAGGCCACCTCTTCCGAAGACTCCTCCTTCGCCATTGCCCCAAACGCCATTGCCGATTGGGGAGAGTGAAAAGACCGATCAAATGACTGAACAACGATTTACTCCCCTGCCAATCAGCACACCCGAGTTGCGTTGGACTGCGGATGATGGCAAAAGCGGAGCTACAGAGGCGCGCAGAGGAAAGGCACCGGGGCCCGTTGTTAGAAGCAGGAGAAGCGAACAGCCCGCGGAGCTTGATTCGCGTCGCTCCGTGTTGGAAACCGTTGTTCGTACGGGGCAGGTGACGCCTCGTCTTCAAGATCTATACGAAAAGGTGCGGGAGCCACTAGTTGGATCGCGATTTTTATTCGTTGTCGATTCAAGTGGATCGCATGCCGCGCGGGAACGGATGAGAGCGGTTAAGGGAGCGGTGGCTGGTCTTATTGAGCGGTCTCTACGGCGTCGCGACGAGATTGCCATGATTGTATTTCGCGGCGAATCTGCAGAGCTTCTGATTGAGTCTACGAACGATGTGGCGGCTGTGACTGCTGCTTTGGAGTATCTGCCGACGGGGGGGCGTACTCCGCTGGCGCATGCTCTTGAACTGGCAAGCCAATTCGTAACTCCTGAGACGCTCTTAGTGTTGATCACCGATGGTCGTGCGAATGTCCCCTATGGCGGAAAGGATGCCTGGCTCGATGCGTTGCAGGCGGCGATCAAGATTCAGTGTCCCGCTCTCGTCGTTGACACTGAGTCGAACGAGAATGCATTCGGTAAAGCGAGGGAACTTGCCGACGCAATGCGAGCGGAGTGCATTAGCCTGACGGAGCTTGAGGCGGGATATGACTTTGCCATTCTTCTCAAAAACGGTGCCAGTCGATAG